Genomic window (Paenibacillus sp. PK3_47):
CTGGTACTTGTTTTCAGGTATTCCAGCAAAACTTTCCGGGTAAAATAACCGGCTTCCTCTTTCTAAATGTGAATTCTTGATGTTATGATGATACCTGAGTATAATCTACACATGCTGCTTGGTCATACGGCTGCTGCGGCGCCAAAAGGTATTCAGAATTCAAAGAGGTGTAAGTAGTGAGCAGCATAACAGTGGCCAAGGTACTCAATAACAATGTCATCATAGCCGAGCATCCCCAGTATTCAGAGGTAGTGGTGATCGGCAAGGGTATAGGCTTTAACCGCAAAACACGTGACCGCATCAACCTGTCTGCCGTAGAGAAGATGTTCATTCTCCGCAGCCAGGAAGAGCAGGAGCAGTATAAGCAGCTCGTTCCCCAGGTGGATGAGAAGCTGATCGAGGTCGTACAGGAGATTGTCCTGCATATTATGCAGAGCAGCCGCCAGCCTCTTAATGAGCATATCCATATTGCACTGACTGACCATATTTCCTTTGCGATCCGCAGACATGAGCAGAATATTGCTATACATAATCCGTTTCTGTACGAAACCAGGGAGATCTATCCCGAGGAATACAGGCTGGCGGAATATGCAGTTGAACGGATCAATGAAGTGATGAAGGTAACACTGCCCGCAGATGAGATCGGTTTTGTCGCCCTGCATATTGTAAGCGCACTGAGCAACCGGCATATCTCTGAAGTGAAGGAGCATTCCGTGCTGATCGGGGACCTGGTAAATCTGGTTGAGGACAATCTGGAATACCGTGTACCGCGTGATTCACTGGACTATTCACGTCTGGTTACCCACCTGCGGTTTGTACTGGAAAGGCTGCGGCGCGGGGAGAGCGTACGGGAGACCTCTTCGCTGGACGGGCTGATGAAACGCGAATATCCGGAGATGTACATGCTGGCCTGGAAGCTTACCAAGGTCATTGAACAGCGGACGCGTATCCCCGTGTATCCGGCAGAAGTCAGCTATCTGACGATTCATTTGCAGCGTATCGCCCAGAAGAAAGAGGATGAGGCGGATATGGAGCAGAGCGGGCTGCAATAACGGCAATTATTTTAAGATAAACAATGCATGAACCGGCTTCAGCAAAATTGAGGCTTGCAACAGCTGATCATAGGTGCTACAATGGTCCCTGTTATCCAATAAAACAGAATACCTACGTGTAACTGATACGATCAGGCATGAGTGATTTACAGTATTTTGGTTGTTAATCCCCTTCTTGGGGCAATCTAACTTTAGTGTTAGAGCGACAACTGTATGCTGTGTTGCTCATGCCTTTTTTGGCGTTCTGTTTAGAATGAATTAAATTTAAGGAAGTGACCTCAATGTTCAAAAAGCTGTTTGGCGTTTTACAGAGGGTCGGTAAGGCGCTTATGCTTCCTGTAGCCATTCTGCCTGCAGCAGGTCTGCTGCTCGGAATAGGCAACATGCTGGTAAACCCTGATTTTCTCCAATATGTGCCGGCACTGGAAAACAGTGTAGTTCAGGCCATTGCCAACGTATTGATGAACTCGGGACAAATTGTCTTTGACAACCTGGCGCTGCTCTTCGCCGTCGGGGTTGCAATCGGACTTGCCGGGGGCGACGGGGTCGCCGGCCTGGCTGCGATTATCGGTTTCCTCGTAATGAACGTTACGATGGGGACAGTGCTCGGTATCAATGATTATGTGCTGAGCCAGCAGGATTTTGCCTATTCAAGTGTACTAGGCATTCCTACACTCCAAACCGGGGTCTTCGGCGGTATATTGGTGGGGATATTAGCCTCATCCATGTACAAACGTTTCTTCCGGATCGAGCTGCCGTCCTATCTGGGATTCTTCGCGGGTAAACGGTTTGTGCCGATCATGACTGCGGTCACTTCCCTGATCCTCGGTCTTGTGCTGACGATTGTCTGGCCGCCGATCCAGCACGGGCTCAACTATGTATCACAAAGTATGATCAACACCAACCTGACGCTCTCTGCGTTCATCTTCGGGACCATTGAGCGTTCGCTGATCCCGTTCGGCCTGCACCACATTTTCTACTCGCCGTTCTGGTATGAATTCGGCAGCTACATCAACAATGCCGGCGAACTGATCCGCGGAGACCAGCGGATCTTCATGTCACAGCTTCGTGACGGCGTAGCGTTCACTGCCGGTACTTTCACTACCGGTAAGTATCCGTTCATGATGTTCGGTCTTCCGGCTGCAGCGCTTGCGATTTACCATGAAGCAAGACCTGAGAACAAAAAGATTGTCGGCAGTCTGATGGTTTCGGCTGCATTGACCTCTTTCCTGACAGGGATCACTGAACCGCTGGAGTTCTCGTTCCTGTTCGTTGCTCCGCTGCTGTTCGCAGTGCATGCTGTATTTGCCGGCCTGTCGTTTATGACAATGCAAATCCTTAATGTCAAAATCGGCATGACCTTCTCCGGCGGCTTCATCGACTATGTGCTGTTCGGCATTATCCCGAACCGTACGTCATGGTGGCTCGTAATCCCTGTCGGACTTGTTATCGCAGTGATTTACTACTTCGGGTTCCGTTTTGTAATCCGGAAGTTCAATCTGCGGACACCTGGACGGGAAGAGCCGTCAGATGAAGCGGACGCAGCCGATGCAACTGCTGTTTCCACCAGCGGTGACGACCTGCCGCGCAACATTCTGGCCGCACTGGGCGGCAACAGCAATATCGTCCATCTGGACGCTTGTATTACCCGCCTTCGTGTTGAGGTTAAAGATAAAGCAGGCGTTGACAAGAACCGTCTGAAGAAGCTTGGTGCGTCAGGAGTCCTTGAAGTTGGTAATAACGTACAGGCGATCTTTGGCACACGCTCCGATACAATCAAGTCCCAAATCCAGGATGTAATGAGCGGCAGAACACCGGCAGCAGCACCTGCAGCCGCTGCACCGCAGCCTGAACTGGAGCAGAAAGCCGGTGAAGAAGGCACCGCAATTATTCCGGAGGACATCGTATCTCCTGTTAACGGTGAACTGCTGGATATCACGCAGGTTCCTGATGCCGTGTTCTCACAGAAAATGACAGGCGACGGCTTTGCCTTCCTGTCTGAAGACGGAAAGATTGCTTCACCGGTATACGGTAAAGTATTCAACGTCTTCCCGAGCAAGCATGCCATCGGCATTATGTCTGACGGCGGCAAGGAAGTCCTTGTGCATATAGGTGTAAATACCGTCAAACTCAAAGGCCAGGGCTTCACGGTCCTCGTTGAAGAGGGAGATCTGGTAGCTGCCGGACAACCGATTATGGAAGTCGATCTGGAGTATGTGAAAGCAAATGCGCCTTCCGTTATATCTCCGGTCATCTTCTCCAATCTGCCTGAAGGTGCTGCAGTTACACTGAAAAAGCCGGGCAAAGTGGCTATCGGAGACAAGGACATTATCAGCATCGGGTGAAACGTGCAATGGCGCAGCGCTTGTTTTATAATCTAAGACAGCGCGGCCTTCACATAAAACTTATACTAAATTACAGAAAGCGAGATGGATTAATATGCAAAAAACTTTCAGAATTATTGACGAAGACGGAATTCACGCACGTCCAGCTACAGCTCTGGTAAATACAGCAACAAAGTTCCAAGGTACCGAGGCATTTGCTGAAGCCAAAGGCAAAAAGGTAACTTTGAAATCCATCCTGGGCGTATTGTCCCTCGGTCTGGAAGCCGGCGACACGCTTACCCTGATTACTGAAGGCGGCGAAGAAGCGGACGCTCTGAACGCACTGCAAGACGTGATGATCAAAGAAGGGCTGGGAGAGCTTCATGAGTAAAATTTCAGGAATCGCGGCTTCAGCAGGAATTGCGGTAGCCCGTGCATTTATCCTGGAACATCCGGATTACACCATCACCAAATCGGCTGTCAGCGACGTTGAAGCTGAAGTTGCCAAGCTGGAGAGCGCCCTGGAGAAATCCAGAGGCGAGCTCCGCAGCATTAAAGAGCGTACACTGGCTGAACTGGGAGAGAAGAAAGCGGAGATTTTTGAATCCCACCTTTTGATTCTTGATGATCCCGAGCTGATCAGTCCGGTGATGGATAAAATCCGTGAGGAATCCGTAAATGCCGACTACGCACTGAATGAAGTGGCAGGCCAGTTCATTGAGATGTTCGAAAATATGAAAAGCGCGTACCTGCAGGAACGTGCAGCTGATATGCGCGACGTTACCAAACGCGTGCTGAACCACCTGCTGGGTATTACGTATGTAAGCCCTGCAGAGATCAGTGAAGAGGTTATCGTCATTGCCCAGGACCTGACACCTTCCGATACGGCTCAGCTTAACCGCAAATACGTTAAGGGCTTTACAACCAACATCGGAGGACGCACCTCCCACTCAGCCATTATGGCCCGTTCCTTGGAAATCCCGGCGGTTGTCGGTACCAAAAACGTGCTGTCACTGGTCAAAGCAGGAGACCTTGTGATCGTTGACGGTCTGAGCGGCGATGTACTGATCAATCCTTCTGAGGCTGAAGTTGCTGAATACACGCAGAAGCAGGAAGCGTATAACCTGCAAATTGCCGAGTGGAAAAAGCTCCGTGACGAAGCTACCGTATCGGCTGACGGCAAGCATGTTGAACTTGCGGCCAATATCGGTACACCTAACGATGTGAACGGCGTAATCGAGAATGGCGGAGAAGGCGTGGGCTTGTACCGTACAGAGTTCCTGTACATGGGCCGCGACAAGCTGCCTTCCGAAGAAGTGCAGTACAACGCTTACCGCACTGTACTTGAGAACATGAAGGGCAAACCGGTTGTTGTACGTACACTCGATATCGGCGGAGACAAAGAGCTGCCGTATCTGGACCTTCCGAAGGAAATGAATCCGTTCCTCGGCTTCCGTGCGATCCGCCTTTGTCTGGACCGCCAGGATATTTTCCGCACCCAGCTCCGCGCCCTGCTGAGAGCAAGTGCCCATGGCGATCTGCGGATCATGTTCCCGATGATTGCTACACTTGGCGAGTTCCGTGCTGCACGCGACCTGCTGCTTGAAGAAAAAGCCAAGCTGCGTGAAGAAGGCAAGGAAGTTTCGGATAACATCCAGCTGGGCATTATGGTAGAGATTCCGTCTACTGCCGTGCTGGCTGACCAATTTGCCAAGGAAGTTGACTTCTTCAGTATCGGTACCAATGATCTTATTCAATATACAATGGCTGCCGACCGTATGAATGAACAGGTGTCTTACCTGTATCAGCCGTATAACCCGGCCATTCTGCGTTTGGTCAAAATCGTTATCGATGCAGCCCATGCTGAGGGCAAATGGACGGGAATGTGCGGCGAAATGGCAGGGGATTCCACAGCCATTCCGCTTCTGCTCGGACTTGGGCTTGACGAGTTCAGCATGAGTGCCACCTCGATTCTGCCGGCAAGAAGCCAGATCTCCAAGCTGTCTGCTGCAGAGATGAAGGAAATGGCTGCCAATGCACTTCAGCTGGGTACAGCCGAAGAAGTTGCCGCACTTGTGCAAAGCACTGTAAAGTAATTTGATTCAGGGATTTATCCGTTAAGGCAAGTTCACTTTTCCAACTACGATATTGCCGGCTTCCTTCGGGAGGCCGGCTTTTTTTTGTTTGGGTGAAATACCCCTGCCCAAAAGCCGATATATAGTATAGAGATGAAGAATCTGTTCTCTGACCCAGACCTGTGAACATAGTGTTACATATAATATTATGTATCAAAAGATAGACAGGACTCTATACAAATTGCTTGCAAAGCGGTGCAAGTATCAAAATACCAGGTTGTGGAAAGCATGGGATGTAAGGATGACTACATCTGTTGTCTGCAGAATGCCGCAGAAAACAATGGGATGGTGAGCAATGATGAACAGTAATTATTTAAATACAGAGACCCTGATAGAAACCTATGAAGGTAAAGATCTTGGCATCACATATAACAAGACCGGCAGTATTTTTAAAGTCTGGGTGCCGACAGCCTTTGCTGTATCTCTGGTGCTTTATGAGACCGGTGGCAATGAGGAAGCAGAATCAGCTCCAGGGTACCGTGACAGCGGCAGGATCGTACCCATGCAGCGTGAGGAAGGCGGCGTATGGAAGGCTGGTTATACCGGTGACCTGAAGGGGAAGTTTTATATGTACCGTGCTGTATTTCCCGACGGCTCCATCCGGGAGGCCGCAGACCCTTATGCCAGAGCGGTATCGGCAAATGGTGTGCGTTCAGCGATTATTGATCTGCGTGATACCGATCCTGATTCCTGGGAAGAGGATGTTTCTCCCCGTCTGCAGCACCCGGCGGATGCGGTCATCTATGAGCTGCATATGCGTGATTTTTCAATAGATGAAAGTTCCGGAATGCAGCACAAAGGCAAATTCAAGGCTTTTACAGAAACAGGGTTACGGGATGAAGCAGGCAATGCCCTCGGGATTGATCATCTGGCGGAGCTGGGGGTTACCCATGTGCATCTGCTGCCCGTATTTGATTTCCAGACGGTAGATGAATTGAAAGCTGTGCAGGGTGAAGCCGGAACTGAA
Coding sequences:
- the ptsP gene encoding phosphoenolpyruvate--protein phosphotransferase codes for the protein MSKISGIAASAGIAVARAFILEHPDYTITKSAVSDVEAEVAKLESALEKSRGELRSIKERTLAELGEKKAEIFESHLLILDDPELISPVMDKIREESVNADYALNEVAGQFIEMFENMKSAYLQERAADMRDVTKRVLNHLLGITYVSPAEISEEVIVIAQDLTPSDTAQLNRKYVKGFTTNIGGRTSHSAIMARSLEIPAVVGTKNVLSLVKAGDLVIVDGLSGDVLINPSEAEVAEYTQKQEAYNLQIAEWKKLRDEATVSADGKHVELAANIGTPNDVNGVIENGGEGVGLYRTEFLYMGRDKLPSEEVQYNAYRTVLENMKGKPVVVRTLDIGGDKELPYLDLPKEMNPFLGFRAIRLCLDRQDIFRTQLRALLRASAHGDLRIMFPMIATLGEFRAARDLLLEEKAKLREEGKEVSDNIQLGIMVEIPSTAVLADQFAKEVDFFSIGTNDLIQYTMAADRMNEQVSYLYQPYNPAILRLVKIVIDAAHAEGKWTGMCGEMAGDSTAIPLLLGLGLDEFSMSATSILPARSQISKLSAAEMKEMAANALQLGTAEEVAALVQSTVK
- a CDS encoding PRD domain-containing protein; translation: MSSITVAKVLNNNVIIAEHPQYSEVVVIGKGIGFNRKTRDRINLSAVEKMFILRSQEEQEQYKQLVPQVDEKLIEVVQEIVLHIMQSSRQPLNEHIHIALTDHISFAIRRHEQNIAIHNPFLYETREIYPEEYRLAEYAVERINEVMKVTLPADEIGFVALHIVSALSNRHISEVKEHSVLIGDLVNLVEDNLEYRVPRDSLDYSRLVTHLRFVLERLRRGESVRETSSLDGLMKREYPEMYMLAWKLTKVIEQRTRIPVYPAEVSYLTIHLQRIAQKKEDEADMEQSGLQ
- a CDS encoding HPr family phosphocarrier protein, whose protein sequence is MQKTFRIIDEDGIHARPATALVNTATKFQGTEAFAEAKGKKVTLKSILGVLSLGLEAGDTLTLITEGGEEADALNALQDVMIKEGLGELHE
- the ptsG gene encoding glucose-specific PTS transporter subunit IIBC — its product is MFKKLFGVLQRVGKALMLPVAILPAAGLLLGIGNMLVNPDFLQYVPALENSVVQAIANVLMNSGQIVFDNLALLFAVGVAIGLAGGDGVAGLAAIIGFLVMNVTMGTVLGINDYVLSQQDFAYSSVLGIPTLQTGVFGGILVGILASSMYKRFFRIELPSYLGFFAGKRFVPIMTAVTSLILGLVLTIVWPPIQHGLNYVSQSMINTNLTLSAFIFGTIERSLIPFGLHHIFYSPFWYEFGSYINNAGELIRGDQRIFMSQLRDGVAFTAGTFTTGKYPFMMFGLPAAALAIYHEARPENKKIVGSLMVSAALTSFLTGITEPLEFSFLFVAPLLFAVHAVFAGLSFMTMQILNVKIGMTFSGGFIDYVLFGIIPNRTSWWLVIPVGLVIAVIYYFGFRFVIRKFNLRTPGREEPSDEADAADATAVSTSGDDLPRNILAALGGNSNIVHLDACITRLRVEVKDKAGVDKNRLKKLGASGVLEVGNNVQAIFGTRSDTIKSQIQDVMSGRTPAAAPAAAAPQPELEQKAGEEGTAIIPEDIVSPVNGELLDITQVPDAVFSQKMTGDGFAFLSEDGKIASPVYGKVFNVFPSKHAIGIMSDGGKEVLVHIGVNTVKLKGQGFTVLVEEGDLVAAGQPIMEVDLEYVKANAPSVISPVIFSNLPEGAAVTLKKPGKVAIGDKDIISIG